A stretch of the Papaver somniferum cultivar HN1 chromosome 6, ASM357369v1, whole genome shotgun sequence genome encodes the following:
- the LOC113287336 gene encoding probable glutathione S-transferase — MADKLVLLDTWPSPFGMRVRIALKEKGLHYDYKEENLREKSPLLLKMNPLHKKIPVLIHNEKPISESLLIVQYIDEVWKDKSPLLPNDPYERASERVWADYVDKKVFEIGRKLWMTKEEEHEKAKNDFIDCLKVLEGELGDKIYYGGDKMGFLDVAFVPYYSWFYSYETCGKFSMEEICPKLMEWAKKCMEKDSVSESLPESQKIYQFVLKLKQRYGIVD; from the exons ATGGCAGATAAACTAGTACTATTAGATACATGGCCAAGTCCATTTGGAATGAGGGTGAGAATTGCCTTGAAAGAAAAGGGTCTCCACTAtgattacaaagaagaaaatcttagagaaaaaAGTCCTCTTCTTCTCAAAATGAACCCACTTCATAAAAAAATCCCTGTTTTGATTCATAATGAAAAACCCATTTCTGAATCCTTACTGATCGTTCAATACATTGATGAAGTTTGGAAAGATAAATCTCCACTTTTACCTAATGATCCATATGAAAGAGCTTCAGAGAGGGTTTGGGCTGATTATGTCGACAAAAAG GTATTTGAAATTGGGAGGAAGTTATGGATGactaaagaagaagaacatgaGAAAGCTAAGAATGATTTCATTGACTGTTTGAAGGTATTAGAAGGAGAGCTTGGAGATAAGATTTACTATGGAGGTGACAAAATGGGGTTTTTAGATGTGGCTTTTGTTCCTTACTACAGTTGGTTTTACTCTTAtgaaacttgtggcaagtttagTATGGAAGAAATTTGTCCTAAATTGATGGAATGGGCAAAGAAATGTATGGAGAAAGATAGTGTCTCTGAATCACTTCCCGAATCACAAAAGATTTATCAATTCGTTTTGAAACTTAAGCAGAGGTATGGAATTGTTGATTAG